From one Atribacterota bacterium genomic stretch:
- a CDS encoding MoaD/ThiS family protein has protein sequence MKIKLIIYSNLKRYVKGYDDDNGIVKEVSHTLSIKQFLEDTINHPRALDAISMVLVNNKVVPFKKLEQNLQDNDIIKVYPPMGGG, from the coding sequence ATGAAAATAAAACTCATTATCTATTCGAATTTAAAAAGATATGTAAAAGGTTATGATGATGATAACGGTATTGTGAAAGAGGTTTCCCATACCTTATCAATCAAACAGTTTTTAGAGGACACAATTAATCATCCCAGGGCATTAGATGCAATCAGTATGGTACTTGTAAATAACAAGGTAGTTCCCTTTAAGAAGCTGGAACAAAATTTACAGGATAACGATATAATCAAAGTATACCCGCCTATGGGTGGAGGTTAA
- a CDS encoding HAD family hydrolase encodes MVFGENKEIKKIDIFKKKYKLMAIDIDGTLLDNDSKLRKTTHDALQKIKDHGIILTFATGRFYPDASYFARLLDFSSPMILLHGALIQSQDGKIIKKHQLSPLIIPVLVDIARKEKISFQLFHKDWLVMENKTKWNDVYLRYSELKSLIVPDVNHYLKNQDSPLSFIYLGKKEEMERLQKIITERLQDSITIACAHPNLLEVVAPGISKGIALKELAAMNKIPLSQTIAIGDNYNDVEMLKMAGLGVAMGNAPQEVKDAADYITKDNENDGIAYFVSKYLALNTGK; translated from the coding sequence ATGGTATTTGGCGAAAATAAAGAAATAAAAAAAATTGATATATTTAAAAAAAAGTATAAACTGATGGCTATTGATATTGACGGCACGTTACTTGACAATGACAGCAAGCTAAGGAAAACAACTCATGACGCACTGCAAAAAATTAAAGATCATGGTATCATATTAACCTTTGCCACTGGTCGCTTTTATCCGGATGCCTCTTATTTTGCCAGGTTACTGGATTTTTCCAGTCCTATGATATTGCTGCATGGCGCACTTATTCAGTCACAGGATGGTAAAATCATCAAAAAACATCAGCTGTCTCCCTTGATAATCCCTGTCCTGGTTGATATAGCAAGAAAAGAAAAGATATCATTTCAATTATTTCATAAAGACTGGCTGGTAATGGAGAATAAGACAAAGTGGAATGATGTTTATTTACGTTATTCTGAGCTTAAATCTCTTATTGTACCTGATGTAAATCATTACCTTAAAAATCAGGATAGCCCTTTATCTTTTATCTATCTGGGAAAAAAGGAAGAAATGGAACGGTTACAGAAAATCATCACAGAAAGGCTTCAGGACTCTATAACTATTGCCTGTGCCCACCCCAATCTACTGGAAGTAGTTGCCCCTGGCATATCCAAAGGAATTGCTCTTAAGGAACTTGCTGCCATGAATAAAATACCTTTATCTCAGACAATTGCAATAGGGGATAATTACAATGATGTAGAGATGCTGAAGATGGCAGGATTGGGAGTAGCAATGGGTAATGCACCACAGGAGGTTAAGGATGCTGCCGATTATATAACTAAAGATAATGAGAATGATGGCATTGCTTATTTTGTTTCTAAATATCTTGCTTTGAATACCGGAAAATAG
- the msrA gene encoding peptide-methionine (S)-S-oxide reductase MsrA gives MEKNTEKAILAGGCFWCLEAVYKKVKGVEEVIPGYTGGNTENPTYEQVCSDTTGHAEVVQVIFNPAVITYAEILKIFWQIHNPTTLNRQGYDMGSQYRSAIFYYSQEQRQTAEKLKKDLQEAGIWSEPVVTEIVPLKKFYPAEEYHRNYLQNHPENQYCQMVVIPKVEKFKKTFQDYLKRESEKR, from the coding sequence ATGGAGAAAAATACTGAAAAAGCAATACTGGCAGGAGGGTGCTTCTGGTGCCTGGAGGCTGTTTATAAAAAGGTAAAAGGTGTGGAAGAAGTAATTCCCGGCTATACCGGAGGAAATACAGAAAATCCCACTTATGAACAGGTTTGTTCTGATACTACCGGTCATGCTGAGGTTGTTCAGGTTATATTTAACCCTGCTGTTATTACTTATGCGGAGATATTAAAGATATTCTGGCAAATTCACAATCCGACCACTTTAAACAGACAGGGATATGATATGGGCTCTCAATATCGTTCCGCAATCTTTTATTATAGCCAGGAGCAGCGCCAAACTGCCGAGAAGCTAAAAAAAGATTTACAGGAAGCGGGTATTTGGTCAGAACCTGTTGTAACTGAAATTGTTCCATTAAAAAAGTTTTATCCGGCTGAAGAATATCACAGGAATTATCTGCAAAATCATCCGGAAAATCAATATTGTCAGATGGTGGTAATTCCCAAAGTAGAGAAATTTAAAAAGACATTTCAAGATTATCTTAAAAGAGAGAGTGAAAAAAGATAG
- a CDS encoding SIMPL domain-containing protein, with protein sequence RDYVQVLGAATEPFESDIVKWNITFEENTDLVNMRDGYSNIQEKRDSLLNILNEKGIIEEDININPITTQKRWDRNGEVVGYSLNQSLFIISDNVEEIEDLALNPDELLDKNIFFQVSSLEYFYSEIDNLKKDLLALATKNARERAEKILQESGHQPGKMIWSQAGVFQIIEPYSTEVQSYGMYNTSSRKKEIKVTVHAQFLVQ encoded by the coding sequence CGCGATTATGTACAGGTTCTTGGGGCAGCGACTGAGCCATTTGAGTCAGATATTGTCAAGTGGAACATTACCTTTGAAGAGAATACAGACCTGGTAAACATGCGCGACGGTTATAGTAATATTCAGGAAAAAAGAGACAGTCTTCTTAATATCTTAAATGAAAAAGGAATTATAGAAGAGGATATAAATATAAATCCGATTACTACCCAGAAGCGGTGGGATAGAAATGGTGAAGTGGTAGGATATTCCTTAAACCAGTCCCTGTTTATAATTTCTGATAATGTAGAAGAGATAGAGGACCTGGCATTGAATCCCGATGAACTTTTAGATAAAAATATTTTCTTCCAGGTCTCATCTTTAGAATACTTTTACTCAGAGATAGATAATTTGAAAAAAGACTTGCTGGCTCTGGCAACCAAAAATGCCCGGGAAAGGGCAGAAAAGATTTTACAGGAAAGCGGACATCAACCTGGAAAGATGATATGGTCTCAGGCCGGAGTATTCCAGATTATTGAACCATATTCTACTGAAGTTCAAAGTTATGGTATGTATAATACATCATCCCGAAAAAAAGAAATCAAGGTAACTGTACATGCCCAGTTTTTAGTACAGTAA